The proteins below are encoded in one region of Cherax quadricarinatus isolate ZL_2023a chromosome 92, ASM3850222v1, whole genome shotgun sequence:
- the LOC128698357 gene encoding SRR1-like protein: MQMFQPVKKKKAARRRILKDPHVGLNYPQENVNECVESIFRAKNVLQSSDGFIALKNNLHNVSTLLQTIDGEECEITSLVCYGLGSPSSNRSARYQTALLLTLRDHYNVDTDIYDPLFTSVDIAALEELKFHILENNEEGKRNVQRGTVFFMPHCGKELYNNLLWANWSPVSLPLCIIIGNSFSTIVQNIPSRILKEHYEFIYLAKGLFKEYPLETLVEYNDIFNDMSIHVISRDRLDQEESGFWCEKCEPKYENCDVEIVRAKANVVTTKVL, translated from the exons ATGCAGATGTTTCAGCCGGTGAAGAAGAAGAAAGCTGCCAGGCGGAGAATACTCAAGGATCCGCACGTTGGTCTTAATTATCCACAAGAAAATGTAAATGAATGTGTCGA GAGTATTTTTAGAGCAAAAAATGTCCTTCAATCGAGTGATGGATTTATTGCTCTGAAAAATAACTTGCACAATGTATCTACACTACTACAAACTATagatggagaagagtgtgagATTACCTCGCTGGTTTGCTATGGGCTGGGTTCGCCGTCTAGCAACCGCAGTGCAAGATATCAAACAGCTCTGTTACTCACCCTAAGAGACCATTACAACGTTGACACTGACATTTACGACCCACTGTTTACAAGTGTAGATATCGCAGCACTCGAAGAACTTAAATTCCACATTCTAGAGAATAACGAAGAGGGTAAGAGGAATGTGCAAAGAGGAACTGTGTTCTTCATGCCACATTGTGGAAAAGAATTGTATAATAATCTACTCTGGGCAAATTGGAGTCCAGTATCACTACCATTATGCATCATTATAGGTAATAGTTTCAGCACTATTGTACAGAATATTCCATCAAGAATACTGAAAGAACATTATGAATTTATATATCTTGCCAAAGGCTTGTTTAAAGAATATCCTCTGGAAACATTAGTAGAATATAATGACATATTTAATGATATGAGTATTCATGTTATTTCTCGTGACAGACTAGATCAAGAGGAAAGTGGCTTTTGGTGTGAAAAATGTGAACCAAAATATGAAAATTGTGATGTAGAGATTGTCAGAGCAAAAGCTAATGTGGTGACTACGAAAGTTCTCTGA